The following are encoded in a window of Bombus vancouverensis nearcticus unplaced genomic scaffold, iyBomVanc1_principal scaffold0062, whole genome shotgun sequence genomic DNA:
- the LOC117162972 gene encoding uncharacterized protein LOC117162972 isoform X2: MKKTVVLPSAIFVHYQNVFAGVDLTCYFSFHHRFSKLPTSLVLESPCPDTSGYCWSLLNFFSDPHLIASDLITTKKMYCWRFFLKVIIIAVSVPPVPLYAFSLKNDATNSSCVDFHGETIRHALTLEDGLSVCSYCICYNSRPAWCTSIVCHPPEPCWKFRFGKRCCEFECLDHVKNITGTGEIYVLEDKIFSSSSTHEQTLLWAMSSMVLLRLF, from the exons atgaaaaaaacggtcgttcttccttctgccattttcgtccattaccaaaatg ttttcgccggagttgacctgacgtgctacttcagtttccatcatcgcttctcgaaacttccaacgtccttggtgttggagtctccttgcccag atacttctggctattGCTGGTCACTGCTAAATTTCTTTTCTGATCCGCATCTGATCGCATCTGATCTGATTACAACTAAGAAGATGTATTGTTGGAGATTTTTTTTGAAAGTAATCATAATTGCGGTCTCCGTACCGCCTGTCCCTCTTTACGCTTTTTCGTTAAAGaatg ATGCTACAAACAGCAGCTGTGTTGACTTTCATGGAGAAACCATTCGACATGCTCTTACGCTTGAGGACGGACTTTCGGTTTGCAGTTACTGCATCTGCTATAATTCGAGGCCGGCCTGGTGCACGTCGATCGTATGCCACCCGCCCGAA CCATGCTGGAAATTTCgctttggaaaacgatgttgTGAGTTTGAATGCTTGGACCAcgtaaaaaacattaccggaaccggtgaaatttatgtccttgaggataAGATATtctccagctcctcgactcatGAACAAACTCTACTCTGGgcgatgagctcaatggtgctgttgcggctattctaa
- the LOC117162972 gene encoding uncharacterized protein LOC117162972 isoform X3, translating to MKKTVVLPSAIFVHYQNAVFAGVDLTCYFSFHHRFSKLPTSLVLESPCPDTSGYCWSLLNFFSDPHLIASDLITTKKMYCWRFFLKVIIIAVSVPPVPLYAFSLKNDATNSSCVDFHGETIRHALTLEDGLSVCSYCICYNSRPAWCTSIVCHPPEVNYLRLELKERERWRRSCL from the exons atgaaaaaaacggtcgttcttccttctgccattttcgtccattaccaaaatg cagttttcgccggagttgacctgacgtgctacttcagtttccatcatcgcttctcgaaacttccaacgtccttggtgttggagtctccttgcccag atacttctggctattGCTGGTCACTGCTAAATTTCTTTTCTGATCCGCATCTGATCGCATCTGATCTGATTACAACTAAGAAGATGTATTGTTGGAGATTTTTTTTGAAAGTAATCATAATTGCGGTCTCCGTACCGCCTGTCCCTCTTTACGCTTTTTCGTTAAAGaatg ATGCTACAAACAGCAGCTGTGTTGACTTTCATGGAGAAACCATTCGACATGCTCTTACGCTTGAGGACGGACTTTCGGTTTGCAGTTACTGCATCTGCTATAATTCGAGGCCGGCCTGGTGCACGTCGATCGTATGCCACCCGCCCGAA GTCAATTACTTGAGGTTGGaactgaaagaaagagaaagatggaggaggtcttgcctttga
- the LOC117162972 gene encoding uncharacterized protein LOC117162972 isoform X1 encodes MKKTVVLPSAIFVHYQNAVFAGVDLTCYFSFHHRFSKLPTSLVLESPCPDTSGYCWSLLNFFSDPHLIASDLITTKKMYCWRFFLKVIIIAVSVPPVPLYAFSLKNDATNSSCVDFHGETIRHALTLEDGLSVCSYCICYNSRPAWCTSIVCHPPEPCWKFRFGKRCCEFECLDHVKNITGTGEIYVLEDKIFSSSSTHEQTLLWAMSSMVLLRLF; translated from the exons atgaaaaaaacggtcgttcttccttctgccattttcgtccattaccaaaatg cagttttcgccggagttgacctgacgtgctacttcagtttccatcatcgcttctcgaaacttccaacgtccttggtgttggagtctccttgcccag atacttctggctattGCTGGTCACTGCTAAATTTCTTTTCTGATCCGCATCTGATCGCATCTGATCTGATTACAACTAAGAAGATGTATTGTTGGAGATTTTTTTTGAAAGTAATCATAATTGCGGTCTCCGTACCGCCTGTCCCTCTTTACGCTTTTTCGTTAAAGaatg ATGCTACAAACAGCAGCTGTGTTGACTTTCATGGAGAAACCATTCGACATGCTCTTACGCTTGAGGACGGACTTTCGGTTTGCAGTTACTGCATCTGCTATAATTCGAGGCCGGCCTGGTGCACGTCGATCGTATGCCACCCGCCCGAA CCATGCTGGAAATTTCgctttggaaaacgatgttgTGAGTTTGAATGCTTGGACCAcgtaaaaaacattaccggaaccggtgaaatttatgtccttgaggataAGATATtctccagctcctcgactcatGAACAAACTCTACTCTGGgcgatgagctcaatggtgctgttgcggctattctaa
- the LOC117162972 gene encoding uncharacterized protein LOC117162972 isoform X4, protein MKKTVVLPSAIFVHYQNAVFAGVDLTCYFSFHHRFSKLPTSLVLESPCPDTSGYCWSLLNFFSDPHLIASDLITTKKMYCWRFFLKVIIIAVSVPPVPLYAFSLKNDATNSSCVDFHGETIRHALTLEDGLSVCSYCICYNSRPAWCTSIVCHPPEDLPCCYAA, encoded by the exons atgaaaaaaacggtcgttcttccttctgccattttcgtccattaccaaaatg cagttttcgccggagttgacctgacgtgctacttcagtttccatcatcgcttctcgaaacttccaacgtccttggtgttggagtctccttgcccag atacttctggctattGCTGGTCACTGCTAAATTTCTTTTCTGATCCGCATCTGATCGCATCTGATCTGATTACAACTAAGAAGATGTATTGTTGGAGATTTTTTTTGAAAGTAATCATAATTGCGGTCTCCGTACCGCCTGTCCCTCTTTACGCTTTTTCGTTAAAGaatg ATGCTACAAACAGCAGCTGTGTTGACTTTCATGGAGAAACCATTCGACATGCTCTTACGCTTGAGGACGGACTTTCGGTTTGCAGTTACTGCATCTGCTATAATTCGAGGCCGGCCTGGTGCACGTCGATCGTATGCCACCCGCCCGAA gatcttccttgttgttacgccgcctaa